One part of the Paramormyrops kingsleyae isolate MSU_618 chromosome 2, PKINGS_0.4, whole genome shotgun sequence genome encodes these proteins:
- the ap3m2 gene encoding AP-3 complex subunit mu-2 codes for MIHSLFLVNSSGDIFLEKHWKSVVSRSVCDYFFEAQERASEPENVPPVIPTPHHYLISVLRHRIYFVAVIQSEVPPLFVIEFLHRVVDTFQDYFGVCTEAAIKDNVVVVYELLEEMLDNGFPLATESNILKELIKPPTILRTVVNTITGSTNVGEQLPTGQLSVVPWRRTGVKYTNNEAYFDVVEEIDAIIDKSGSTITAEIQGVIDACVKLTGMPDLTLSFMNPRLLDDVSFHPCVRFKRWEAERILSFIPPDGNFRLLSYHVSSQNLVAIPVYVKHNITFREGSSQGRFELTLGPKQTMGKAVESVLVNSQLPRGVLNVNLNPSQGTYTFDPVTKLLSWDLGKINPQKLPSLKGSMSLQAGACKPDENPTINIQFKIQQMAISGLKVNRLDMYGEKYKPFKGIKYMTKAGKFQVRT; via the exons ATGATACACAGTCTGTTCCTGGTCAACTCCTCGGGGGACATCTTCCTGGAGAAGCACTGGAAGAGCGTGGTGAGCCGCTCCGTGTGCGACTACTTTTTCGAGGCTCAGGAGCGAGCGAGTGAGCCGGAGAACGTGCCTCCTGTCATCCCCACGCCCCACCACTACCTCATCAGCGTGCTGCGACATCGCATCTACTTCGTCGCTGTCATCCAGAGTGAGGTGCCGCCACTCTTCGTCATCGAGTTCCTGCACAGGGTGGTTGATACCTTCCAG GACTATTTTGGGGTTTGCACAGAGGCAGCCATTAAGGACAATGTGGTGGTGGTATACGAGCTGTTGGAGGAGATGCTGGACAATGGCTTCCCACTGGCCACCGAGTCCAACATACTGAAGGAGCTCATCAAGCCACCTACCATCCTTCGTACCGTGGTCAACACCATCACAG GCAGCACCAACGTGGGAGAGCAGCTCCCGACTGGACAGCTATCTGTGGTGCCCTGGCGACGCACCGGCGTGAAGTACACCAACAATGAGGCATACTTTGACGTTGTGGAGGAGATCGACGCCATCATTGACAAGTCAG GTTCCACCAtcacagcagagatccagggTGTCATCGACGCCTGCGTGAAGCTGACAGGAATGCCAGACCTCACGCTCTCCTTCATG AACCCGCGGCTCCTGGATGATGTCAGCTTCCACCCTTGCGTGCGGTTCAAACGCTGGGAGGCCGAGCGCATCTTGTCCTTCATCCCCCCTGATGGGAACTTCCGATTGCTGTCCTACCATGTTAGCTCGCAGAA CCTTGTGGCTATTCCTGTGTACGTCAAACACAACATCACTTTTCGAGAGGGCAGCAGCCAGGGCCGGTTCGAGCTGACCCTGGGCCCCAAGCAGACCATGGGCAAGGCTGTGGAATCCGTGTTGGTGAACAGCCAGCTGCCTCGTGGGGTCCTCAACGTCAACCTCAACCCTTCTCAGGGTACCTACACCTTCGACCCTGTCACCAAG CTGCTGTCATGGGATCTGGGGAAGATCAACCCGCAGAAGCTTCCCAGCTTAAAGGGGTCCATGAGCCTGCAGGCTGGGGCCTGCAAACCAGACGAGAACCCCACCATCAACATCCAGTTCAAGATCCAGCAGATGGCCATCTCAG GTCTGAAGGTGAATCGGTTGGACATGTATGGGGAGAAGTATAAACCTTTCAAAGGTATCAAGTACATGACCAAGGCGGGCAAGTTCCAAGTCCGGACGTAG